tttttcatataaagatttattctAATGACTTATACTAAAGATGACATAAAAATATAAtacttttgaaaattaaaatatatattttcaaaaacaacaaaaataaccTTTTATTAGAGAGTGTATTATTGAACATGTTTCAACTTTTGAAAGATAATGGCTCTTACAATTTATGATCTGGTGCAAAACCTGGTCTATTATAACATGATCTTATAAACAGGTAACAACGTTGACCTAATGACCTGGTCACCCATGAAGTGAAAAAcatatgtgtatacatacagtCTAAAAACAACCTTGCTGTAGACCTATAACTCTCTTGTCTCAATATAATTGTATCTACCAATGTAAATAAAGTctatcatatcaatattttgtttcctATTCAGAGAAAtgttatggtttttttttcgaagTTTGGATCTTCAGCTCTTGGGGAAAATAAGATAATGAAATAAGTAAAcatgaattaaaaaaacatatttcaggCGACCCTTCACTTTTAAAACtgattttcaaataaaattatgtGACTTCAACAGGAATAACAAAGCAAAGTTACACTCAatctgtttaaatatatttaccaaTTTTTTATGCAGTATATATGCACATTAAAAATGCAAAAGATCAAGTTAACTGcatgttactaaaaatagcacACATGTGTCGgattgtatattatacataaataatgtatctGGCACTGAAACATGCCATGTAGGACACGTTACGGGGACTGACCACCAACGACATCGGTTGTTATTGCCTCGAGCTGGACAGGTTAGGTAACCCTTGTCATCACTTGTATACCCAATACACAAAGGACTGAGGTAGGCGTCTCAAAGGTTTATGCTCGATGACAGGTCAATATTGACACCGAGCATACCTATTCTGAACGTGTTATGAAGGTTAAGTCAAGTATCAAGAGGTCTTGTATATCTCGTGAACACAAATTCATAACATTTGGGATCACAAACAGGAAATGTCAGACTGTCAGAAACAGATTGCACAATGGAACGTTCAGCACATGTACACAATGCAGCCGAGATTTGCTATGTAGTGTTCACCTCACTTGCATTTTTGTTACACTTCAATATTTGTGGGAATCATAGACACTTTATCACGAAAATAAATAGTCTCAACATATTGCTATTTGCATGCATGCAGCTACTAACCTCTGATTTTGTGATACGGTGTTTTCCCAATTTGACCACCGCGAAGTTCCCCTTTCCGATAGTCCTCTCAATATCGTAAAATCCCACCCGAACGTGACCCTTCGATCTCTCAGCCATGACCATGGTCTATCTTTGATTAGTAAAATCCGTTCTTTTTTGTAGTACATTCACACACTCAGTCTCATTTGCTCCAAACTCAGTCAAAGACTCCTTCATATTCTTTCGCATGGCGCTTAGCCGTGTATACCGGACTGTGACGTCAGTGTGACGTCAGTATCGAGCTAGAAGTTGCCTACTAATTGCAGATGAAAGTTTCGTATTCGGCGTTGCTAAGGATGAGTCTAGGCTATGACGTAGGTTGGACAGAACGACagtcaataaaattatattagcGGTTTTAGAATGAGTGAAACATGTGTGTTTATCACATTCATCGACGAGCTTGCATCGGGTCCTTGTGCTACCGGCTTTATAAAACGCTAATGCATTTTAATCAAGAGCGGGCACCTTGCAGTTGcagataaacattgtatacaaagaTATCTTATGCATCCACATAATACGAGATAAGCTCGATAAgagatttattaattaaattagTTCTTGTGCGGCTTTAATCAACAACAAATAGTGCAAATTGCAAAATGATTATAAATAATATGCTGGTACATCATTCAAAGAAAACTGTACGAGTGTCATTTGTAAATAACAACTATTTGTCAACTTGATGCTTATTTATTGCATTGACAATTTCCTCATTAATTTCAAGGTAAGTGACGAAATGACCTATCTTGAAGTACTGATATTCTTTTTGTACAACGTACGTACAATTATATCAGATTAATAAGAACAATAATAAGAATAATAATTTTATCTAAAATTCAAAAGTAAACCATATTATGCTATTAATATCCACGTTGATGTACTGTGTAGGCCTCTTTAATACACAGAACGAATTGATTGAAATATGGCGGACCTTGCCCATTTGGATTGATATTTTCTGATTACTTGATAAGTTGTTTACCGAATAACCTTTCTACTCGCGTATTAGTTATAAGGAGCATTATTGTATACGTCActgaattatattttaaaacacgTATCCGGAATTTACGTATGTCCGGCTCAGACTTTGGATCGATATACGGCAACAGTAATGCATTATTCATTACGATGGCAACACGGAAATactattttgtttacaatagTCTTTGTTGTGgtgtattttttattattattttatatatatatatttgtgatgtagaaatatatatctaattataagATAAAACATTGAAGATATGTTAAAAAGGCTATTCTCGATTTGACAGATTGAAGGAAGAAGAATTACCCTGCCTTGTTTTTAATGCTTGAAGATAGTCAGTGGAGTGCATGCAATATGACGTAATACATCTGGAGGCAAACCAGTATCACCAGTCGCCAGCCAGcagttttttgttttcctttttttttttttttggggggggggggggttcttttttgttttgtattttgtttttattttgttttgtgaatAATGTTTTGTAAGGGAAAACAGGGATCTTTCCAACCGACGTTCAATATACAAATCATTTTTCCTGTCACAAGATTCAAAACGTTACAAGCGGGTTCCCGTGTCTCCGGATGAAAGGcttattgaataaaaaaaaagggatatTTTTTGCTCCTTCATAATTCAGATTTGTTGTATTTGATCAATGCAAGTGAAATCTGGCATTAATACGAAAACGTGTAAATTAGGAAATGTAGGGAGAAATAAAAATTACCAAATAGTTTCACGGGAACAAAAATTGAGCAAAGATACTTGGGAACCCATCTTTAAATATGTAAAAGTTGAGAGTAAAGCTCACTTcactagctcagactagtgaGAATTaccctttagtctagtggtaggatgctgGTTCGAAGCCTGGCACGGGTAGGATATTTTTTTgctccttcctattacagatttggtgtATGTGAGCTATATGAGATTGAAAGACTTCCTTGGAGCTAAAGAACCTGGATTGTGGTAGTCTTTGGGAGTGAAAactttgtgaaggagggagtagcTCGAAGCCAGGCATTGGCAGGGTATTCAGTTTCgctccttcctattacagatttggtgccgTTGGCTACTCCAAGTAAAACCTAAATTGTGGTTGTCTTCGGAGGCGAAGACTTTGTTTAAGAGGGAGTAGTTTAAAGTGGAGAACACAGGTAGAACTCACCTTACTATCTGATAATGGGTCGGGATGGGAGCAATTCACGATGTCGGTTTGTGGAATCCTATGAACGACTTTACGCGATGGTAGGATTACATGAAATCTCCAATGCATAACAACGTTGATCCATGTTTTCGTCACCAGTAAGTAAactttatgtacatttttgtaatctCGAGTGAAGattacagtaaaaaaaaagtcagaGAAATATAATAGTCAATGTATTTCAAAATCTGATGTCGAATAACGTGGCGTTTGACCGAATTAGATATTACGATTCTCCAATAACACTGCGTAATGCTCTCATCCTTCTAAACAACTCCGTGTAAACAAACTGCAAGGGCTCAACCATGCCGACATTATTGACGTTAtcattttttgataatttcagtAAGACTGTTTTAGAGTTTTGCTCATTAAGGTGTAAAGAGGCCGTATCTTAGTTGTTATGACTTGTGCCCCAGTTGTTCTTTAATATTTCATCTTGAAACTCAAGTACTGACGTCATCTATGTACATTCAAAGCTCGTCTAAGTCAGATTTAGATTCTTGTTCTACATTTTATCACAGTTACACAAGATATTacacaatatttacatgaacAAACACACACTGACTTGCCATACACCAGTAAAATCTGATTGAGATCTTACGTAATCACTGAGGATTATAAATGGTACAAATTACCTATGATTTCCATCAGATTTCACTCATGCACACCAACTTAATGATTTTACAGAAAATTAGAGTTAAGCTGACAATAATCTTGTCCATGGCTAAACCAATACATTTACCCGGATTATTTACTTCTTTCTAATGTGTTCAATTAGAATTAGTTTGTacattttggatttttttgcgtaaaatgtttttaatattttgctcTTAAATCTGCATAATCACTACATTTGATTCAAAGTAGAATTTATCctcaatatcattatcattacaaAAAGTGTACATATACTCTGGTTTCTGTCTACATTCCTGTATCTTCCTCTTTCTATATTCAAGTCAAGGGCAGATAACCGAATCTTTGTTATATGTCTAACGGCTTATTCAAATGTGGCTGGCAGTAAGAAGAAGTGATAAGATATTAACATAAATTTCGTTTAGATGAATTATTTATCAAAGTTATACACTCCTGTTGGAAAATATCTTTTAACTTTAACTTCAATAActcaatatcaaaattttgaacaactcaaaattatatatatttcatacagCGTTTTGCTGTGTCTGTTTAGATTTGGACTGTTGTATGATTGGACGTATGGCAGGACACAAAACAAAGAGTTCAAATCAGTTTGTAATGATTTCttatattatttcttcaaatattttcaaatgacaatATCAACCGTTCTGCAAATTAACAGGATCATTAAGTCCACATGTATTGGTATTCCAAtaaataccattttatatagTTGGCGATGCAACTTTGTAAATTAAGCAAGTCCAATGATGGAGTTCTGATCACACTTGGTAATCCGTAGTGTACGTGTTGTCCATTTGCTGGTTGGGAATCCAACCCGGGTCTCCggtgtaaacatataaaatggAACTGACCATTGTTCAAAGTTGACACGTAGGAAAATGTACTTAGGTAACAAAACATTGATAAGTGGAGAGTTCGAGTGTCATTCCTAATTGTTGGTCATCACAAAAAATTAAGCATAAGCTTGGGGACACGCTGATTAATTATGTTCCATACAATGCATTGAAACAGATATTGATAATGGTAAACACAGATTAAATAGAATATAGGAACAAAGAAAATTGGtttattggtttgtttttgtttaacgtcctattaacagccagggtcatttaaggacgtgccaggtttggaggtggaggaaagccggagtacccggagaaaaaccaacggcctacggtcagtacctggcaactgccccacgtaggtttcgaactcgcaacccagaggtggagggctagtgttaacgtgtcgagacaccttaaccactcggccaccgcggcccctgaacaaagaaaaaatatcgGGAAgttctatatgatatatataaccgaTCCCACAATTGTTTAATTCCCGTTTCAACTGTACAATCCAACTATGATTATTTTCTTCCATCTCTGTAAGACATTCCTTTAAAATTGAAGTGTTAGTATTTTTGAGCTTTATCCAGTACTTTGATATCCTAATTTTCCTGACAATTGATAAAGAAACTCTCTCGATATCAATAAAGACCAGAgcatttttttgtctttttcttCAAACCTAGCAATTGTTTAAAAACCTGGTATGTACTTTTTTAATGTCCGATGCTGTATGTGTTTGCGTCCTATGGCGGTCTCGTGTAATCCGCGACAGGACGGAAAAGGTCGTAAGGACGCTGGTTGAATTGCGTTCAAAATCCTATATTTACATCCTAACAGGCCACATTGTATTTATGTGTTAcacaaattgtattcatatcgacatAAATAAATAGCCAAATAAAAGGTTTAAACAGTAACAGCGCAAGGTAAAGCGGTTtaattatctacatgtatcatCGCAGTTGGTTCATTTCGTCCCATAAAACTCCGCCAAAACTGCGGCCTCGGGTATCAATGACAACATCGGGTGACAATCAGTGTGATTAAAATCCCATATTCCTGACTAAAAATGATAACATTTAACgttaattgaataaatatttaagtaatttaaagctatttatatagaaaaaagtagtttaacgtaaaaaaaaaaatatttgaggAGGGTCGAAAAGTATTATTTTCAGATCAGAGGATGTTTCGGGTGACTCGTGTATAATATTATGTTTGTCTGTAGTAGGTGAAACGGACATGAAAATAACTTTTCCTTCAAACATTTATCATATTGATAAACCCGTGAAATTATCCACATGAAAATAATAACTTAGATCAAATTTAGCAAATACATgacataaaaacatataaacccgttgatattttaatgtgataaaaggcctaaaattgatattaataaatCGATACTGTAAATagacagtgacgtcataatgagtTATCGGTAACAGGCTGCGACAGCCGCGTTGCTAAGCAACACTAATGCGATCAGTGTAACTCGTAATAACGTTATGGAGCGCGTGCAGGTGAAAAAGAGGACTTTTGTTCTAATAAATAACGATATATGCAGCAATTGGGTTTGATTTCGCTATTCATTAATTACTCAATACGATAAACGTGGTCTCTTTTCAAAGGTGAACTTTTctattaaaacatgtttattgatGCTTGTGATTTCTTTAGAACGATGTGTGCGATCGTGTTTGGTGTGGGTGAGTTCGAGTTAGGTCCCCTTGTTCCGAACAGGTATTTGACTCATTTGATTtagatatatgtaaaaaaaaaagtcgaATGGTGTGACCgaataaaaaaacatgtatatttgtttagTATAGTTATGAGTTTTTGTTGCACATCCTAAAGATCTCACCCACAGTCCAGCACCAAATAGAAAAGTAAAACAGCAGTATGCTTCCTATCATGTGAATGCAGTGGAATGTAATAAAAGTCTCAGTGATGTGCGAGTCAAATGCCTGTGATATGTgaatcaagtccctgtggtgtGGGAGGGAAATCATTGTGACCGAGGATTCAAATCCCCGTGATGTAAGATACAATGACACATGCaagtcaagcccctgtgttgtAGCGGTGATATGCCAGATATAAGTCGATGTGaagtcaagcccctgtgttgtAGCGGTGATATGCCAGATATAAGTCCATGTGAAATGGAaatcaagcccctgtgttgtAGCGGTGATATGCCAGATATAAGTCCATGTGAAGTCAAACCCCTGTGTTGTAGCGGTGATATGCCAGATATTAGTCCATGTGaagtcaagcccctgtgttgtAGCGGTGATATGCCAGATATTAGTCCATGTGaagtcaagcccctgtgttgtAGCGGTGATATGCCAGATATTAGTCCATGTGaagtcaagcccctgtgttgtAGCGGTGATATGCCAGATATAAGTCCATGTGaagtcaagcccctgtgttgtAGCGGTGATATGCCAGATATAAGTCCATGTGaagtcaagcccctgtgttgtAGCGGTGATATGCCAGATATAAGTCCATGTGaagtcaagcccctgtgttgtAGCGGTGATATGCCAGATATAAGTCCATGTGaagtcaagcccctgtgttgtAGCGGTGATATGccagatgttagtccatgtgaagtcaagcccctgtgttgtAGCGGTGATATGCCAGATATAAGTCCATGTGaagtcaagcccctgtgttgtAGCGGTGATATGCCAGATATAAGTCCATGTGaagtcaagcccctgtgttgtAGCGGTGATATGCCAGATATTTGTCCATGTGaagtcaagcccctgtgttgtAGCGGTGATATGCCAGATATAAGTCCATGTGAAATGGAaatcaagcccctgtgttgtAACGGTGATATGCCAGATAGAAGTCCATGTGAAGTCCAGCCCCTGTGTTGTAGCGGTGATATGCCAGATATAAGTCCATGTGaagtcaagcccctgtgttgtAGCGGTGATATGCCAGATATAAGTCCATGTGaagtcaagcccctgtgttgtAGCGGTGATATGCCAGATATAAGTCCATGTGAAGTCCAGCCCCTGTGTTGTAGCGGTGATATGCCAGATATAAGTCCATGTGAAGTCCAGCCCCTGTGTTGTAGCGGTGATATGCCAGATATTAGTCCATGTGGCGTGGGAGTCAAATCCctgttacatttttgtatgtttttagaGATGTAACACGTACATGGTAAGTTGTAGAAGTTAATACACACGTCGACTGAAGCGGGGGCTAAATTAATACAAATCCATGCATGTGATGCTATTGCACTTTTTAAAGATGCAAGTCCCCGTGATGAGCTAGTCAAATCCATGTGTTGTGGGCGtgatgtgatatataacaacTACTGCGATGTGGGGgaaatgttacacaattcaagGTCCTGCGATGAAGCAAATAGACAAGTGGGAATTACATGAAAGATGTAGACCCCTGTGACGTGGAATTGATTCGATGAAACCATGTGATCTAGGTAAATGGATAGCTCTTTAATAAGGCTTGGCCActctctatatccatatcaatctataaatagaaattatatctattattattataaattttaTTCTCATTTTATTTGTATAGACTTGTTTTAAACAACGATTATTACTCTCAACTGTAATATTTTACGAAAGTTGATTCATCATCTAAAGGAATTTAATATCAGCATCTATTGGAAAGCTTAAAACTTCAATGATACTTACATAAATCAGTTAAATTAAATCATCAAAATCGTATTTCTAAGATCCGTTTAACTGCGTACGATCTAAGAATAGAACGTAGGTAATACATAGATATAATAGGGACGACAGGAAGTTT
This genomic stretch from Pecten maximus chromosome 13, xPecMax1.1, whole genome shotgun sequence harbors:
- the LOC117340519 gene encoding keratin-associated protein 10-7-like, with product MPDISRCEVKPLCCSGDMPDISPCEMEIKPLCCSGDMPDISPCEVKPLCCSGDMPDISPCEVKPLCCSGDMPDISPCEVKPLCCSGDMPDISPCEVKPLCCSGDMPDISPCEVKPLCCSGDMPDISPCEVKPLCCSGDMPDISPCEVKPLCCSGDMPDISPCEVKPLCCSGDMPDVSPCEVKPLCCSGDMPDISPCEVKPLCCSGDMPDISPCEVKPLCCSGDMPDICPCEVKPLCCSGDMPDISPCEMEIKPLCCNGDMPDRSPCEVQPLCCSGDMPDISPCEVKPLCCSGDMPDISPCEVKPLCCSGDMPDISPCEVQPLCCSGDMPDISPCEVQPLCCSGDMPDISPCGVGVKSLLHFCMFLEM